A genomic segment from Streptosporangium roseum DSM 43021 encodes:
- a CDS encoding SPFH domain-containing protein: MSRPREAMQSAMAAAQAIGQGGDPRQVVGQLANQAMGQLAGQAGSEKGFALNPSDFLAARDQGASLGTVIEARGASLNEAGEIVNRSFTGNGPDGQAVHVISPVVIPKSTTARVVVPLIVLAVLGLVGLVATGLPEGARVLFGPHYWAVLVLAAAFLWWRRSVVMVPEGCKALITKFGKLVQIAEPGRVTLLNPWKRVSYIVNTTREYPFNAPIREAPTQQGVKASVDLFLQFRIEDPAEFIFVLGSVSGFQAKLQNAISEVTRSLIYAQRAEDIYDLVGESTLGMLDNLNQQFLPAVRLTDVNITHAEPSSQEYRMDLAAPEMIRVAKEAYTYEYELQLRKEQNEGDLIKELAGLQEQLSAIHAEIAGYQARMDTALERASHQAKAQAGQRLVEAESTAKANAALLEAQALDIRALSAAEAPEILEYRFQQDLLDKLESVASHLPRVVQVGETTDIDLLSLARQLVGSREAQLFSAADMTAIRERITEIGRRVEGREAEITTLLNPVAETAAPAVRETAAPAVRETAAPAAQEEA; this comes from the coding sequence ATGTCCCGGCCAAGAGAGGCCATGCAGTCGGCGATGGCCGCTGCGCAGGCGATAGGGCAGGGAGGCGACCCGCGGCAGGTGGTGGGCCAGCTGGCCAACCAGGCGATGGGGCAGCTCGCGGGCCAGGCGGGCAGTGAGAAGGGATTCGCGCTCAACCCCTCCGACTTCCTGGCCGCCCGCGACCAGGGCGCGTCCCTGGGCACGGTCATCGAGGCCCGTGGCGCGTCGCTGAACGAGGCCGGCGAGATCGTCAACCGCAGCTTCACCGGCAACGGCCCGGACGGCCAGGCGGTCCACGTGATCTCGCCGGTGGTGATCCCCAAGAGCACCACCGCCCGGGTGGTCGTCCCCCTGATCGTGCTGGCGGTGCTCGGCCTGGTCGGCCTGGTCGCCACCGGTCTCCCCGAGGGCGCGCGGGTGCTGTTCGGCCCGCACTACTGGGCCGTGCTGGTGCTGGCCGCCGCGTTCCTGTGGTGGCGGCGGAGCGTGGTGATGGTGCCCGAGGGCTGCAAGGCTCTGATCACCAAGTTCGGCAAGCTCGTGCAGATCGCCGAGCCCGGCAGGGTGACGCTGCTCAACCCGTGGAAGCGGGTCAGCTACATCGTCAACACCACCCGCGAATACCCCTTCAACGCCCCCATCCGCGAGGCGCCGACCCAGCAGGGCGTCAAGGCCAGCGTGGACCTGTTCCTGCAGTTCCGGATCGAGGATCCGGCCGAGTTCATCTTCGTCCTCGGCTCGGTCAGCGGCTTCCAGGCCAAGCTGCAGAACGCCATCAGCGAGGTCACCCGCTCCCTCATCTACGCCCAGCGCGCCGAGGACATCTACGATCTGGTCGGGGAGAGCACCCTGGGCATGCTGGACAACCTCAACCAGCAGTTCCTGCCCGCCGTACGGCTCACCGACGTGAACATCACCCACGCCGAGCCGTCCAGCCAGGAATACCGGATGGACCTGGCCGCCCCGGAGATGATCAGGGTCGCCAAGGAGGCGTACACCTACGAGTACGAGCTCCAGCTGCGCAAGGAGCAGAACGAGGGCGACCTGATCAAGGAGCTCGCCGGGCTGCAGGAGCAGCTCTCGGCCATCCACGCCGAGATCGCCGGCTACCAGGCCCGGATGGACACCGCGCTGGAGCGCGCGTCCCACCAGGCGAAGGCGCAGGCGGGCCAGCGGCTGGTGGAGGCGGAGTCCACCGCCAAGGCCAACGCCGCGCTGCTGGAGGCGCAGGCGCTGGACATCCGCGCGCTGAGCGCGGCCGAGGCGCCGGAGATCCTGGAGTACCGGTTCCAGCAGGACCTGCTCGACAAGCTGGAGTCCGTGGCCTCCCACCTGCCCCGCGTGGTGCAGGTCGGCGAGACGACCGACATCGACCTGCTCTCCCTGGCCAGGCAACTGGTCGGCAGCCGGGAGGCGCAGCTGTTCTCCGCGGCGGACATGACGGCGATCAGGGAACGGATCACCGAGATCGGCAGGCGGGTCGAGGGCCGCGAGGCGGAGATCACCACCCTGCTCAACCCGGTCGCGGAGACCGCGGCGCCCGCCGTACGGGAAACTGCGGCGCCCGCCGTACGGGAGACCGCGGCGCCCGCC
- the uvrB gene encoding excinuclease ABC subunit UvrB — protein MRPVTDLQRKVAPFEVVTDMTPSGDQPTAIAELERRVKAGDKDNVLLGATGTGKTATVAWLIERLQRPTLVIQPNKTLAAQFANELREMMPNNAIEYFVSYYDYYQPEAYVPQSDTYIEKDSSINDEVERLRHSATNSLLTRRDTIVVASVSCIYGLGTPQEYVDRMTSLKVGQEIERDSLLRRLVDMQYTRNDLAFTRGTFRVRGDTIEIIPKYEELAVRIEMFGDEIEKLSTMHPLTGEVITEDEELYIFPASHYVAGTERMEKAVRGIEAELAQTLETMERQGKLLEAQRLRMRTTYDLEMMRQIGTCSGIENYSRHMDGRAPGSAPNTLLDYFPEDFLLVLDESHQTVPQIGAMYEGDASRKRTLVEHGFRLPSAMDNRPLKWEEFLERIDQTVYLSATPGTYELGRSKGDVVEQVIRPTGLVDPEVIVKPTKSQIDDLVHEIRTRTEKDERVLVTTLTKKMSEDLTDYLLELGIRVRYLHSEVDTLRRIELLRELRMGEFDVLVGINLLREGLDLPEVSLVAILDADKEGFLRSETSLIQTIGRAARNVSGQVHMYADRITPSMERAIEETNRRRAKQTAYNEANGIDPQPLRKKIADILDSLNREDADTAQLLGGSGRQQSRGKAPVPGFVVKQVGQHAKAIAGEMPRAQLEALVESLTDQMHQAATDLQFEVAARLRDEIKELKREVRDMREAGVS, from the coding sequence GTGAGGCCGGTAACTGATTTGCAGCGCAAGGTGGCGCCCTTCGAGGTCGTCACCGACATGACCCCTTCGGGCGACCAGCCCACCGCGATCGCCGAGCTCGAACGGCGCGTCAAGGCGGGTGACAAGGACAACGTCCTGCTGGGTGCCACGGGCACGGGCAAGACCGCCACGGTCGCCTGGCTGATCGAGCGGCTGCAGCGGCCGACCCTGGTCATCCAGCCCAACAAGACGCTCGCCGCGCAGTTCGCCAACGAGCTGCGCGAGATGATGCCCAACAACGCGATCGAATACTTCGTCTCCTACTACGACTACTACCAGCCCGAGGCTTACGTCCCGCAGAGCGACACCTACATCGAGAAGGACTCCTCGATCAACGACGAGGTCGAGCGGCTGCGCCACTCGGCGACCAACTCGCTGCTGACCCGCCGCGACACGATCGTGGTGGCGTCGGTGTCGTGCATCTACGGCCTGGGCACCCCGCAGGAGTACGTCGACCGCATGACCTCGCTCAAGGTCGGGCAGGAGATCGAGCGCGACAGCCTGCTGCGCCGCCTGGTCGACATGCAGTACACCCGTAACGACCTGGCCTTCACCCGGGGCACCTTCCGGGTGCGCGGCGACACGATCGAGATCATCCCGAAGTACGAGGAGCTCGCGGTCCGCATCGAGATGTTCGGCGACGAGATCGAGAAGCTCTCCACCATGCACCCGCTGACCGGCGAGGTGATCACGGAGGACGAGGAGCTCTACATCTTCCCCGCCTCCCACTACGTCGCGGGCACCGAGCGGATGGAGAAGGCCGTCCGGGGCATCGAGGCCGAGCTGGCCCAGACCCTGGAGACGATGGAGCGGCAGGGCAAGCTCCTGGAGGCCCAGCGGCTGCGCATGCGCACCACCTACGACCTGGAGATGATGCGCCAGATCGGCACCTGCTCCGGCATCGAGAACTACTCCCGCCACATGGACGGCCGCGCCCCGGGCAGCGCCCCCAACACGCTGCTCGACTACTTTCCCGAGGACTTCCTGCTCGTCCTGGACGAGTCGCACCAGACCGTGCCGCAGATCGGCGCGATGTACGAAGGCGACGCCTCCCGCAAGCGCACGCTCGTCGAGCACGGCTTCCGCCTGCCGTCGGCGATGGACAACCGCCCGCTCAAGTGGGAGGAGTTCCTGGAGCGGATCGACCAGACCGTCTACCTGTCGGCCACCCCAGGCACCTACGAGCTGGGCCGCTCCAAGGGCGACGTGGTGGAGCAGGTCATCCGGCCGACCGGCCTGGTCGACCCCGAGGTGATCGTCAAGCCCACGAAGTCCCAGATCGACGACCTGGTCCACGAGATCAGGACCCGGACCGAGAAGGACGAGCGGGTCCTGGTCACCACGCTGACCAAGAAGATGTCCGAGGACCTCACCGACTACCTCCTGGAGCTCGGCATCCGGGTCCGCTACCTGCACAGCGAGGTCGACACCCTGCGCCGCATCGAGCTCCTCCGGGAGCTGCGGATGGGCGAGTTCGACGTCCTGGTCGGCATCAACCTGCTCCGTGAGGGCCTGGACCTGCCCGAGGTGTCGCTGGTGGCCATCCTCGACGCCGACAAGGAGGGCTTCCTCCGCTCGGAGACCTCGCTGATCCAGACCATCGGCCGCGCGGCCCGTAACGTCTCCGGTCAGGTGCACATGTACGCCGACCGGATCACCCCCTCCATGGAGCGGGCGATCGAGGAGACCAACCGGCGCCGGGCCAAGCAGACGGCCTACAACGAGGCGAACGGCATCGACCCGCAGCCGCTCCGCAAGAAGATCGCCGACATCCTCGACTCGCTCAACCGCGAGGACGCCGACACCGCGCAGCTCCTCGGCGGCAGCGGCCGCCAGCAGTCGCGCGGCAAGGCCCCGGTCCCCGGCTTCGTGGTCAAGCAGGTCGGCCAGCACGCCAAGGCGATCGCGGGGGAGATGCCCCGCGCCCAGCTGGAGGCGCTGGTCGAATCGCTCACCGACCAGATGCACCAGGCCGCCACGGATCTCCAGTTCGAGGTCGCGGCCCGGCTCCGCGACGAGATCAAGGAGCTCAAGCGGGAGGTCCGAGACATGCGGGAGGCAGGAGTCTCCTGA
- a CDS encoding serine protein kinase RIO — MPKRSEHRRRGKNRLDDDDIEWLDTTAPEDLDGPPSGDRWSTWDLSTPTERGPQPHPGWLVTELAAVDTELGILKTGKEADVHLISRGVPDTDRVCLLAAKRYRSAEHRLFHRDAGYLEGRGVRDSRISRAMSSRSRFGKEMIAGQWANAEFAALCRLWRLGVPVPYPVQIVGTEVLEEFVGSPDGFAAPRLAAVSEGLAELWEQLVDAMVILAREGLAHGDLSPYNILVHEGRLIIIDLPQIVDVVAHPTGPEFLDRDARNVATWFTARGLAAADGASLAGLLRAEAGVG; from the coding sequence GTGCCCAAGCGTTCAGAACACCGTCGTCGCGGCAAGAACCGTCTGGACGACGACGACATCGAATGGCTCGACACCACCGCGCCCGAGGACCTCGACGGCCCGCCGTCGGGTGACCGGTGGTCCACCTGGGATCTGAGCACTCCCACCGAGCGCGGCCCCCAGCCGCATCCCGGCTGGCTCGTCACCGAGCTGGCCGCCGTCGACACCGAGCTCGGCATCCTGAAGACCGGCAAGGAAGCCGACGTCCACCTCATCTCGCGAGGCGTCCCGGACACCGACCGGGTCTGCCTGCTGGCCGCCAAGCGCTACCGCTCGGCCGAGCACCGCCTCTTCCACCGTGACGCCGGCTATCTGGAGGGTCGCGGGGTCCGTGACAGCCGGATCAGCCGGGCGATGTCGAGCCGGTCCCGGTTCGGCAAGGAGATGATCGCCGGGCAGTGGGCGAACGCCGAGTTCGCGGCGCTGTGCCGCCTCTGGCGGCTGGGGGTGCCCGTGCCGTACCCGGTGCAGATCGTCGGCACCGAGGTCCTGGAGGAGTTCGTCGGCAGCCCCGACGGCTTCGCCGCGCCTCGCCTGGCGGCCGTCTCCGAGGGGCTGGCGGAGCTGTGGGAGCAGCTCGTGGACGCCATGGTGATCCTGGCACGTGAGGGGCTCGCCCACGGGGACCTGTCGCCCTACAACATCCTCGTCCACGAGGGACGGCTCATCATCATCGACCTGCCGCAGATCGTGGACGTGGTGGCCCACCCCACCGGCCCGGAGTTCCTCGACCGCGACGCCCGCAACGTCGCCACCTGGTTCACCGCGCGCGGGCTGGCCGCGGCCGACGGCGCGTCGCTGGCCGGGCTGCTGCGGGCCGAGGCAGGCGTCGGCTGA
- a CDS encoding DUF4126 domain-containing protein: MLAALTGLGLSTAAGLNAYIPLLMVGLVANFTDQLRLPQEFAWLSNGWVLGIIGVLLLAEFVLDKVPVVDSVNDMIQTVVRPASGGVVFSATEAAARLDGSTWMSHNPWLSWVLGIGIALAVHVMKTTARPVVNASTAGVGAPVVSTVEDAGALGMSLIAIFLPVLVIVAVAVLALFAWWAIRKVRRRRALRRSPV; this comes from the coding sequence ATGCTCGCGGCACTGACAGGCCTGGGGCTCTCCACCGCGGCGGGGCTGAACGCCTACATCCCGCTGCTCATGGTCGGCCTGGTCGCCAACTTCACCGATCAGCTGCGGCTGCCACAGGAGTTCGCGTGGCTGTCCAACGGTTGGGTGCTCGGCATCATCGGCGTGCTGCTGCTCGCCGAGTTCGTGCTGGACAAGGTCCCGGTGGTGGACAGCGTCAATGACATGATCCAGACCGTGGTCCGCCCGGCCTCCGGCGGTGTGGTGTTCAGCGCCACCGAGGCGGCGGCCCGCCTCGACGGCTCGACCTGGATGAGTCACAATCCCTGGCTGAGCTGGGTGCTGGGCATCGGGATCGCGCTGGCCGTGCACGTGATGAAGACGACCGCCCGGCCCGTGGTCAACGCCTCGACCGCCGGGGTGGGCGCGCCCGTGGTCAGCACGGTGGAGGACGCCGGAGCGCTCGGCATGAGCCTGATCGCGATCTTCCTGCCGGTCCTGGTCATCGTGGCGGTGGCCGTGCTGGCGCTGTTCGCCTGGTGGGCGATCCGCAAGGTACGGCGGCGGCGCGCGTTACGGCGGAGTCCGGTCTGA
- a CDS encoding ScyD/ScyE family protein: protein MSGVRVGRRLLAAASGGIAALAVTVAPVATAHASEDAAKVVAKGLDSPRGLFFGPDGTLYIAESGHGGKVRCATPPAPEGEKAEKMCLGLTGRVSTLKDGKSSVLIGGLPSAASGGFALGPHDVALTGKGDLLVTVGFSGDTAFRAKLGPKGKTLGTLLTLSAKGRTISIADLAAHETKRNPDGKDKGSSVDSYPFGVAPLPGGGALVADTGGNSVLRVSRKGGVSTEAVFHARSVAAPPALKMPKGSKIPMQSVPMGIAQGPDGAYYVAEHGGFPNPEGAARVLRLERGKVTTAAKGFTTVADVTFDAAGRLIVLGSVGPIPADGMTKSAVYRIEADGTRTELLKPGTLVTPLSVAVGPDGAVYVANKAMVPGKGEVLRVPVSE from the coding sequence TTGAGCGGAGTTCGTGTCGGTCGCCGGCTGCTCGCGGCGGCTTCGGGGGGAATCGCGGCGCTGGCCGTGACGGTCGCGCCGGTCGCGACGGCGCACGCGTCCGAGGACGCGGCCAAGGTCGTCGCCAAGGGCCTCGACAGCCCGCGCGGGCTGTTCTTCGGCCCCGACGGCACGCTTTACATCGCCGAGTCCGGCCACGGCGGCAAGGTCAGGTGTGCCACGCCTCCCGCTCCGGAGGGCGAGAAGGCGGAGAAGATGTGCCTCGGCCTGACCGGCCGGGTGAGCACGCTCAAGGACGGCAAGTCCTCGGTGCTCATCGGCGGTCTTCCGTCGGCGGCCAGCGGCGGGTTCGCGCTCGGCCCGCACGACGTCGCGCTCACCGGGAAGGGCGACCTGCTGGTGACGGTCGGCTTCTCCGGCGACACGGCCTTCCGCGCCAAGCTCGGCCCCAAGGGCAAGACCCTGGGCACGCTGCTGACGCTCTCCGCGAAGGGCAGGACGATCTCCATCGCCGATCTGGCCGCCCACGAGACCAAGCGCAACCCCGACGGCAAGGACAAGGGCAGCTCGGTCGACTCCTACCCGTTCGGGGTGGCCCCGCTGCCCGGCGGCGGCGCGCTGGTCGCCGACACCGGCGGCAACTCCGTGCTGCGGGTGAGCAGGAAGGGCGGTGTCAGCACCGAGGCGGTCTTCCACGCCCGGTCGGTGGCCGCCCCGCCGGCGCTCAAGATGCCGAAGGGCAGCAAGATCCCGATGCAGTCGGTGCCGATGGGCATCGCCCAGGGCCCCGACGGCGCCTACTACGTCGCCGAGCACGGCGGATTCCCGAACCCGGAAGGCGCCGCCCGGGTGCTCCGCCTGGAGCGGGGCAAGGTCACCACCGCCGCGAAGGGCTTCACCACGGTGGCCGACGTGACCTTCGACGCCGCCGGCCGGCTGATCGTCCTCGGCTCGGTCGGGCCGATCCCCGCCGACGGCATGACCAAGAGCGCCGTCTACCGGATCGAGGCCGACGGCACCCGCACCGAGCTTCTCAAACCCGGCACGCTGGTCACCCCGCTCAGCGTGGCCGTCGGCCCCGACGGTGCCGTTTACGTGGCCAACAAGGCCATGGTGCCCGGCAAGGGCGAGGTGCTCCGGGTCCCCGTCTCGGAGTAG
- a CDS encoding NAD(P)H-dependent flavin oxidoreductase: MRTAICERFGVEFPLFAFSHCRDVVAAVTNAGGMGVLGAVAYSPRQLDAELNWIDERVGGRPYGVDVLVPGGIDASAADRSARLLDVIPERHRDFVTHLFGKYGVSLPEPFTGAMSAYADEMGRRVTAEGATGLVDVALKHPIGLIASALGPPPPEMVAKAREAGVPVAALVGTVEHARRQVAAGAEVIVAQGSEAGGHTGEISTMVLVPQVVDAVDVPVLAAGGIACGRQMAAALALGAEGVWCGSVWLTTEEAETLPSVKQKMLAATSSDTVRSRSRTGKPARQLKSAWTEEWDGSQESPGPLPMPLQMLLAEGAMARIGRAADSGDPGAGELVNYFVGQVVGQMNQVRPARRVVHDMIEEFATAAERLEAVTGGGHRREP; the protein is encoded by the coding sequence ATGCGCACCGCGATCTGTGAGAGATTCGGCGTCGAGTTCCCCCTCTTCGCCTTCAGCCACTGCCGCGACGTGGTCGCCGCGGTGACCAACGCGGGCGGGATGGGCGTGCTCGGCGCCGTCGCCTACTCCCCCCGGCAGCTCGACGCGGAACTGAACTGGATCGACGAGCGGGTCGGCGGCCGGCCGTACGGCGTGGACGTCCTCGTCCCCGGCGGGATCGACGCGTCGGCGGCCGACCGGAGCGCCCGGCTCCTCGACGTCATCCCCGAACGGCACCGCGACTTCGTGACGCACCTGTTCGGCAAGTACGGGGTGAGCCTGCCGGAGCCGTTCACCGGGGCCATGTCGGCCTACGCCGACGAGATGGGACGCCGGGTGACCGCCGAGGGCGCGACCGGCCTCGTCGACGTGGCGCTCAAGCACCCGATCGGCCTCATCGCCAGCGCGCTCGGCCCGCCTCCGCCGGAGATGGTGGCCAAGGCCCGGGAGGCCGGGGTCCCGGTCGCCGCGCTGGTCGGAACCGTCGAGCACGCCCGGCGCCAGGTGGCCGCGGGAGCCGAGGTGATCGTGGCACAGGGGTCGGAGGCGGGCGGGCACACCGGCGAGATCTCCACCATGGTGCTGGTTCCCCAGGTCGTGGACGCCGTGGACGTCCCGGTGCTGGCGGCGGGCGGCATCGCCTGCGGCCGCCAGATGGCCGCCGCGCTCGCGCTGGGGGCCGAGGGGGTGTGGTGCGGCTCGGTCTGGCTGACCACGGAGGAGGCCGAGACCCTGCCCTCGGTCAAGCAGAAGATGCTGGCCGCCACCTCCTCCGACACCGTCCGGTCCCGGTCGCGGACCGGCAAGCCCGCCCGGCAGCTGAAGTCCGCCTGGACCGAGGAGTGGGACGGCTCGCAGGAGAGCCCGGGACCGCTGCCGATGCCGCTGCAGATGCTGCTGGCCGAGGGGGCGATGGCCCGGATCGGCCGGGCGGCCGACAGCGGCGACCCCGGCGCCGGGGAGCTCGTCAACTACTTCGTCGGGCAGGTCGTGGGCCAGATGAACCAGGTCAGACCGGCCCGCCGGGTCGTCCACGACATGATCGAGGAGTTCGCCACCGCCGCGGAGCGCCTTGAGGCCGTCACCGGCGGCGGGCATCGCCGTGAACCGTGA
- a CDS encoding acyltransferase, with protein MSIRGVVRRAAGSLIHRGWAAIRAAGTVSPANPAGYRFRRLGDGACLSFPVGAIFGEAWIEIGEHTLVGERVSISAGMGPGVDLGPDSIVRIGGSCSIGRGSHIVGHQSIDIGDHVFTGPYVYITDQNHVYDDPETPIGRQWPRNNPVVIGSGSWLGTGSIILPGTRIGRQCVVAGGAVVRGEFPDHSVIAGVPAKVVRRYVPGDGWLPPHLNGTRVDPGTAGIADPGEAVEAVEADGLAGTTGAVEHAGFLSAAEHPPPSGTVGSVQRVAPAGAAGTGPAGGA; from the coding sequence ATGTCGATTCGTGGCGTGGTACGGCGTGCCGCCGGCAGCCTCATTCACCGCGGCTGGGCCGCGATCCGGGCGGCCGGCACGGTGAGCCCGGCCAATCCCGCCGGTTACCGCTTCCGCCGCCTCGGTGACGGCGCCTGCCTGTCGTTCCCCGTCGGCGCGATCTTCGGCGAGGCCTGGATCGAGATAGGCGAGCACACCCTGGTCGGCGAGCGCGTCTCCATCTCCGCGGGCATGGGCCCGGGGGTGGACCTGGGCCCGGACTCGATCGTGCGGATCGGCGGGAGCTGCTCGATCGGCCGGGGCAGCCACATCGTCGGCCACCAGTCGATCGACATCGGCGACCACGTGTTCACCGGCCCGTACGTCTACATCACCGACCAGAACCACGTCTACGACGACCCGGAGACGCCGATCGGCCGCCAGTGGCCGCGCAACAACCCCGTGGTCATCGGCTCGGGCTCCTGGCTGGGCACCGGCTCGATCATCCTGCCGGGCACCCGGATCGGCAGGCAGTGCGTGGTCGCGGGCGGAGCCGTGGTGCGCGGCGAGTTCCCCGACCACAGCGTGATCGCCGGCGTGCCGGCCAAGGTCGTCCGCCGCTACGTGCCCGGAGACGGGTGGCTGCCGCCCCACCTCAACGGCACCCGCGTCGATCCCGGCACCGCCGGGATCGCGGATCCCGGCGAGGCCGTCGAAGCCGTCGAAGCCGACGGGCTCGCCGGAACCACGGGGGCCGTGGAGCACGCCGGATTCCTGAGCGCCGCCGAGCACCCCCCGCCTTCCGGGACCGTCGGATCCGTTCAGCGTGTCGCCCCCGCCGGGGCCGCCGGGACCGGGCCGGCCGGCGGCGCCTGA
- a CDS encoding CTP synthase translates to MRSAAHTKHLFVTGGVASSLGKGLTASSLGRLLKLRGLRVTMQKLDPYLNVDPGTMNPFQHGEVFVTDDGAETDLDVGHYERFLDTELHGSANVTTGQVYSNVIAKERRGEYLGDTVQVIPHITNEIKDRIRSMAGPDVDVVITEVGGTVGDIESLPFLEAVRQVRHEVGRDNVFFLHVSLLPYIGPSGELKTKPTQHSVAALRSIGIQPDAIVLRSDRPVSTSIKRKISLMCDVDEDAVVSAVDAASIYDIPKVLHSEGLDAYVVRRLGLPFRDVVWQEWEQLLRRVHHPAKEVTIALVGKYIDLPDAYLSVTEALRAGGFANDARVNIRWVKSDDCETPEGAARELDGVDGVLVPGGFGVRGIEGKLGAIRHVRENKIPLLGICLGMQCMVIEAARNLANIEDAGSTEFDPETTHPVISTMADQEDVVSGERDMGGTMRLGLYPAKLAEGSLARQLYGMAKVDERHRHRYEVNNSYRAELEKVGMVFSGLSPDGRLVEYAELPADVHPFFVGTQAHPEFRSRPTRSHPLFKGLVGAALTYADVRGSSAKAGRGK, encoded by the coding sequence TTGCGCAGCGCCGCACACACCAAGCATCTGTTCGTCACCGGCGGCGTCGCCTCCAGTCTCGGTAAGGGACTGACGGCGTCGAGCCTCGGACGCCTCCTCAAACTGCGTGGTCTGCGGGTCACCATGCAGAAGCTCGACCCCTACCTCAACGTCGACCCCGGGACGATGAACCCGTTCCAGCACGGTGAGGTGTTCGTCACCGACGACGGAGCGGAGACCGACCTCGACGTCGGCCACTACGAGCGTTTCCTCGACACCGAGCTGCACGGCTCGGCGAACGTGACCACCGGCCAGGTCTACTCCAACGTCATCGCCAAGGAGCGCCGCGGCGAGTATCTCGGTGACACCGTTCAGGTCATCCCGCACATCACCAACGAGATCAAGGACCGCATCCGGTCCATGGCCGGTCCCGACGTGGACGTGGTCATCACCGAGGTCGGCGGCACCGTCGGCGACATCGAGTCGCTGCCCTTCCTGGAGGCCGTCCGCCAGGTCCGTCACGAGGTCGGCCGCGACAACGTGTTCTTCCTGCACGTCTCGCTGCTGCCGTACATCGGGCCGAGCGGCGAGCTGAAGACCAAGCCGACCCAGCACTCGGTCGCCGCGCTGCGCAGCATCGGCATCCAGCCCGACGCGATCGTCCTGCGCTCCGACCGCCCGGTCAGCACCTCGATCAAGCGCAAGATCAGCCTCATGTGCGACGTCGACGAGGACGCCGTGGTCTCCGCCGTGGACGCGGCGAGCATCTACGACATCCCCAAGGTGCTGCACTCCGAGGGACTGGACGCCTACGTCGTCCGCCGCCTCGGTCTGCCCTTCCGCGACGTCGTCTGGCAGGAGTGGGAGCAGCTCCTGCGCCGGGTGCACCACCCGGCCAAGGAGGTCACGATCGCGCTGGTCGGCAAATACATCGACCTTCCCGACGCCTACCTGTCGGTCACCGAGGCACTGCGCGCGGGCGGCTTCGCCAACGACGCCCGCGTCAACATCCGCTGGGTGAAGAGCGACGACTGCGAGACCCCCGAGGGCGCCGCCCGCGAGCTGGACGGCGTGGACGGCGTGCTCGTCCCCGGCGGCTTCGGCGTGCGCGGCATCGAGGGCAAGCTCGGCGCGATCCGGCACGTCCGGGAGAACAAGATCCCGCTGCTCGGCATCTGCCTGGGCATGCAGTGCATGGTCATCGAGGCCGCCCGCAACCTCGCGAACATCGAGGACGCGGGCAGCACAGAGTTCGACCCCGAGACCACCCACCCGGTCATCTCCACCATGGCCGACCAGGAGGACGTCGTCTCCGGCGAGCGCGACATGGGCGGCACCATGCGGCTGGGCCTCTACCCCGCCAAGCTCGCCGAGGGCTCCCTCGCGCGCCAGCTGTACGGCATGGCGAAGGTGGACGAGCGCCACCGTCACCGCTACGAGGTCAACAACTCCTACCGCGCCGAGCTGGAGAAGGTCGGCATGGTCTTCTCCGGCCTGTCGCCCGACGGCCGCCTGGTGGAGTACGCCGAGCTGCCCGCCGACGTCCACCCCTTCTTCGTCGGCACCCAGGCGCACCCGGAGTTCCGCTCCCGGCCGACCCGCTCGCACCCCCTGTTCAAGGGGCTGGTCGGCGCCGCCCTGACCTATGCCGACGTCCGCGGCAGCTCGGCCAAGGCCGGGCGGGGCAAGTGA
- a CDS encoding NUDIX domain-containing protein, which translates to MSVSGLDVQDVPEEWKVVSSTEHFRGRVIAGVTDAVLMQGEEVVNRDYVLHPGSVAVVALDGQDRVLMIRQYRHPVRRLLWELPAGLRDVEGEPLHVGAARELAEEAGYRARTWHTLVDAFTSPGMTDERTRIFLARDLSPIPEGELDFVHRHEEVDMPVVWIPLSDAVRRALAGMIHNSQAVAGILAAYAASADAFASLRPADAPEA; encoded by the coding sequence GTGAGCGTCTCCGGGCTCGACGTCCAGGACGTCCCGGAGGAGTGGAAGGTCGTCTCCTCCACCGAGCACTTCAGGGGACGCGTCATCGCCGGGGTGACCGACGCGGTCCTCATGCAGGGCGAGGAGGTCGTCAACCGCGACTACGTGCTCCATCCAGGATCGGTGGCCGTGGTCGCGCTCGACGGCCAGGACCGGGTGCTGATGATCCGCCAGTACCGCCACCCGGTCCGGCGCCTGCTCTGGGAGCTGCCGGCGGGCCTGCGTGACGTGGAGGGCGAGCCGCTGCACGTCGGAGCGGCCCGCGAGCTCGCCGAGGAGGCGGGCTACCGGGCACGGACCTGGCACACCCTGGTCGACGCCTTCACCTCTCCGGGGATGACCGACGAGCGGACCCGCATCTTCCTCGCCAGGGACCTCAGTCCCATCCCCGAGGGGGAGCTCGACTTCGTTCACCGGCACGAGGAGGTCGACATGCCGGTGGTCTGGATTCCCCTGTCCGACGCGGTTCGGCGTGCCCTGGCGGGAATGATCCACAATTCCCAAGCCGTGGCCGGTATTCTCGCCGCATACGCCGCTTCGGCGGATGCTTTCGCCTCACTGCGGCCCGCCGACGCGCCGGAGGCATGA